The Notoacmeibacter ruber DNA segment GCTCGGCGTTGATGTCCGCGCCGAACCGTTTCAGCAGGTCACGCTCGAAGCAGGCGATCTGCCGCTCGGCCTGCTCCGGCGAGATATCCGGAGTCTTCCGCCGCTCCTCGACATAAACCTGCCGGAATGAAATGGCCTCGTCGCGCAAGGCGGACAGGTTGGGCCGGTCCCTGTCGGTCAGGGGCCCAGGAAACTGCGAGCCGATTTGCGCGACGATTTTGCGCCATTGCTCATCGGCGATCGCGTTGAACTGTCGTGCGATGGCCTTCCGCTCTATCAGCAGCCTTAGCTCGCGCCGGAGCCAGCCGATCACCGGCACCGACTCCGCTGGCAAGAGCAATTGCGTGACATTAGCGTCTCCCCTTCGGCCATCTGGCAGCTCATGCCAACCAGATTGACATAAAGCGGCAGGCACGAAAAGGATTATATTCTTGCGACCGAGATGAGCGAAAGCAAGACGGCTAGCGCTCCGCCAATTCCGCCTCAGCCCAAGGAGGCCTTCCTCACGTCCCCTTATAGCTGCCGTCTCGACTGAACTCGAGTTCGGATAGCAGCGCCGTGCCGAGTTCTTCATCGGACACGGTGTCGGTAAACTTGATCGTCTCGCGGTTCTCGAACAGCGTCCAACGATCTCCAATGATGTGCCGGAGAGGCTCCAGTTCGATCGTTCCCTCAGTCCAAACCAGATCGACGCTCGCCGAACCTTCGAACAGTATCTTGATACTCCGGGCGCCCGCGCGCTTTTTCATTTCTTGGATGGATCGATCAGAAGGGCCTGATTTCACGTAATCCCGAACCGCCCGAATGGCATCGTCATACTCCAGATAACGGCTGGCGTGCAGGGCCTTCCAGGCGGCAGCTCCCAATTCGGCCGCACGCAAATCCCGAGAGTAAAATTCATCCATCCCTTCGGGGTCGATGCTTGCCATGCCATAGCACGCCCAAGAGTGGACGCGGTAGAAGAGTCGAAAAGAAAAGACTGACGCCCTCCGCTCCGGGGTACCCCTCGTATTCCTATCGTAGAACTGGTCGACGCGAGACATTAGGCGCCTTTGCTGATCGCCAGATGCTCCCGTATAGCCGCGCCCAGTTCCTCATCCTTAATCGTATCCGGCAATTCCAACCGCTCATAATTCCGCACAGGGCCCCAGCTTTCAACGCCAGTGTTTTTCCAGGCCGAGATGGTGATGGAATTTTCATCGTGCCAGACGGATACGCTACCAGCGCCGCGATATAGTGTTCTCAAGCTCTTCACACCGGCCAATTCCAGCATTGTTCTATCAGTCTTTTTAAATTCGCCGGTCCTTCTGTAATCATAGGCTCGATCCCATAATTCGTCGTCTGGCGACGCTCGGCTTGCAGCAAGCGCCTCGCGAACCGCGTTTCCAAATTTCTCGTCATCGATATCGATCGTCGGGAATTGTTCATAACCGCCCGGATCGTAGATCGACGCACCCCAGACGAGACATGAATAGATGCGATAGAAGCGTCGAAATTGGAAAACATTGGCTTGCTGTCTTACCGGTGAACGCCGTTTGTTTCGATTGCTTCCGATCATTGGTGCACCACCGTCACAATCATCTCAATCTTCAAACTTTCTGCATAGGCGATAGCCCGTCTGATTTCGTTTAGTTGACCCGATGATACGCCACGAGGGATAGCCAGTTCCAATCGTTTCACCACAATCTCATCGGCGCTCAACTCAAAGTCGTTTCTCATATCGCGGCCAAAGTGGTGCATCTTATCGATATAACCCTTCAGGCGATGAAATATTCGCCTTGGATCGTC contains these protein-coding regions:
- a CDS encoding contact-dependent growth inhibition system immunity protein, coding for MSRVDQFYDRNTRGTPERRASVFSFRLFYRVHSWACYGMASIDPEGMDEFYSRDLRAAELGAAAWKALHASRYLEYDDAIRAVRDYVKSGPSDRSIQEMKKRAGARSIKILFEGSASVDLVWTEGTIELEPLRHIIGDRWTLFENRETIKFTDTVSDEELGTALLSELEFSRDGSYKGT
- a CDS encoding contact-dependent growth inhibition system immunity protein → MIGSNRNKRRSPVRQQANVFQFRRFYRIYSCLVWGASIYDPGGYEQFPTIDIDDEKFGNAVREALAASRASPDDELWDRAYDYRRTGEFKKTDRTMLELAGVKSLRTLYRGAGSVSVWHDENSITISAWKNTGVESWGPVRNYERLELPDTIKDEELGAAIREHLAISKGA